ttgaccatttttattCTACCACTGGAGCTACAGATTATTATATACAGTGGCATTCAATACCGATAGTAGTTATACACCAtaacaagaaaaatgtttatCTCACCTGGGCTTTGAGCTCCCCCACAGAAAACTGAATGACCACAGCATTAGGACTCGGGCCACTATCGATTCGCTCAACTGTGCTGGAGTCAATCTTCAGCTCACTGCTGATCTCTGCACTCTGGATGAAGTCCTCTGTTTTGAGATCCTCCACACGCTTCAACTCTCCATCAGCAAGCTGGATGATTGAGCCTCGCATAAAGAATGGCGGAAGCGCCACAGGTGAGGAGGGAGAGGAGATAGTGGGAGAAGCTTGAATGGAAGGATTGGCAGAAACGGTAACTGGAGCTGGGACTGGGGAGGAAGCTGCCACTACTGCAGGGACATGGTTTGATGGCAAGGCTGGGAGAGCTGGAGCTGGGGCTACAGCAGGAGGAACTTGATTTCCATCTGGGCCTATTGGCTCACATTTGGACAGGGCAGTTGCAAGATAGGCATGAGGCATGGCGGTGGATATTTGAGGCGTTGTGGTCGCCGTCAGGGAGCTGACAGCACGGCTGGTTTCCATTTCTGTGCTGTTATTTGCACTGCTGACTGGGATGAGCAGGGACTGACCACTTGGAATGACCAGGTGCTGTGGCAGCGCTGCATGGTAGCTGACTGCATGCTGGTTGGCACTGGTGATATAGCCAATGATGGGTGCTTGTGTGGAAGAATAAAGACTGGCTGGCAGCTCGTCAGGGGGCAGAGTCGTCTGAATGACTGTATGGGGTGTGACAGACTTCATCACCTCTGATGACGAGAGggaggaaaaggaggaagaTCTTGAAATAGGTTTTCCCAAACAGATGCTTCCCTTCTCAGTCTGAACTAAGGAAATCTTATTTGAACCATGTTCCTGATCAGTGCTATGGTTTGGCTGGGCCACAAGTAATAGGGAGGTCTGAAGTCCTGATGGGTTCTGGCCATAGTCTGCTGGCACGAGGATGTGTCGTGCCTCATAGCTCTGAACTTGCTGATGATTTGCTGGGTGGGTGGGAGCTTTAATCGGTTTGACCACTTCTAGCTCACCGTTCAGCACACTCTTAGCATGCACCTCTGGTTTCTTTCCGGCAGAACCATCTGCATACTGAACAACCAACTGAGAGGGAGCGAGGGTGAGCGTTTGAGGCAGGACAGCAGTATGAGGGTGGAGCTGGAGGTGGGTTCCAGGTGTTGTAGAGACGGCAGCTCCACTGACAGTCAGAGGTGTTCTGCTATCAAGATGGATGTACTGGCTGGTGACTTGCGGAGAGCTTGGGAGGGAGACGGGAGCAAGCTCTGTGGGAGAGAGGCCAATTTGGAACTGCTGTTCCCCTTTGGTGCCAGGCGAGATCAGGGCAGTGGTGTAACCATCCAGGTGAGCGCGCTGTCCCATAGGGCTGGTATTAGCGGGAACTACGTGAGAGGAGATGTAGCCAGCATAGGGTCCAGAGCTTATGAACTGAACATTGGGTCCAAGCTGAGCAAACTGGATGGTTCCTGTGGGCTGAGGAATGGCTGTGGGATAAACTGCAGGTAGGGAGGCCAACGGCACTGCTGAT
The genomic region above belongs to Phyllopteryx taeniolatus isolate TA_2022b chromosome 6, UOR_Ptae_1.2, whole genome shotgun sequence and contains:
- the LOC133479205 gene encoding ataxin-1-like; this translates as MKSNQERSNGCLPPKKREILALEQRPVAVAPSTPPVVHHNPAPHTENLAWLASVASERCRSRDSESPRCPIPSTSSSSPPTIPTSATTLSAVPLASLPAVYPTAIPQPTGTIQFAQLGPNVQFISSGPYAGYISSHVVPANTSPMGQRAHLDGYTTALISPGTKGEQQFQIGLSPTELAPVSLPSSPQVTSQYIHLDSRTPLTVSGAAVSTTPGTHLQLHPHTAVLPQTLTLAPSQLVVQYADGSAGKKPEVHAKSVLNGELEVVKPIKAPTHPANHQQVQSYEARHILVPADYGQNPSGLQTSLLLVAQPNHSTDQEHGSNKISLVQTEKGSICLGKPISRSSSFSSLSSSEVMKSVTPHTVIQTTLPPDELPASLYSSTQAPIIGYITSANQHAVSYHAALPQHLVIPSGQSLLIPVSSANNSTEMETSRAVSSLTATTTPQISTAMPHAYLATALSKCEPIGPDGNQVPPAVAPAPALPALPSNHVPAVVAASSPVPAPVTVSANPSIQASPTISSPSSPVALPPFFMRGSIIQLADGELKRVEDLKTEDFIQSAEISSELKIDSSTVERIDSGPSPNAVVIQFSVGELKAQVCVEVLVEYPFFVFGQGWSSCCPDRTTQLFELSCAKLCVGDVCVSLTLRGLRNGSLPDSQGLGARLKTARLSDPGNNTDPSVSNSPRSNTTGMNSGLLMKASSVKRITGSASGRQVPREMGQNPGSVQGICGGESVLAISGTAGIREGSEKIDMTTLCKIQSRDPDRTTVRKRRWSAPERDQTERVEGEPPWTLLKPSIISQEVKISIEGHSSSGREKCLIKL